A window of Zalophus californianus isolate mZalCal1 chromosome 17, mZalCal1.pri.v2, whole genome shotgun sequence genomic DNA:
GTGAACCTGAAAGACAAAGCAAAGTTCTGAGAACAAATTGCAGGAAATGAACACAGAGCCCTGcaggcagaggaggtgggggcaggggaagagggaggtcCGCTGATCTAGGAGAACAAATGGCAAATCAAAAGCCAAAGGACACAGATTTGTTGTGGACCAGGAAAGGCCACCATATGTGAGAGCTGTCATCTCCTTATGGAGGCTGCTGTAGGCCAGGCAGTCTTCGTTTCCCTTTGTCATTCCTGAAATCCTGGCCAAGGAGAGGGTCAGAACATCTCCCAGCCAGCAGTGGTGATTGGCTGGAGATGAAAGACCTCACGGGAGAGCCTGAGATGTACTTCTCATTTCAGAGGGACTAAATACCAACAAAGAAATTTCATTAAGAAGGCagagttgaggggcacctgggtggctcagccattaagcgtctgccttcggctcaggtcacgatcccagggttctgggatcaagccccgcatcgggctccctgctccgcggggagcctgcttctccctctcccactccccctgcttgtgttccctttctcgctgtgtctctctctgtcaaataaataaataaatcttaaaaaaaaaaaaaaggcagagttgAGCTGGGACCTAACAAGAACATCATGCACTAGCACAGTCACCTTTGGAAAAAGTCAGAGTCTGAAAGGAGAGGGGTGGGCTTCCTAGGGATTGGGGATAGATCAAGTCTGGTTTTACATATGTTCATGCAAAATATAACATCTGCCATCTCAGGGCCTTCTCGTTGGGACATTTAGGACACAGGAAGGGGCCATGTAAATGGAGCCCCAATTTTCCACTtattagattttttaaaggatttcaaatctttgacaaagaaccACACAATAAACCCCTAGATTGACTACTATCTTTCTGCACGCACTTCGCCCTCCCCCTCtcatacacacgtacacacttCTGCTCTGCCAAACCATCCAAGCATTGGTGGCAGACATGATGAAACTTAAAACCTACTTCAGCCCTCATTTCCCCAAAATAAGAACACTCTCCAACCAACCACCTGCCAGTACTGCTGGAAATCAACATTAATTCCACAGTATCATCCAAATTTCACTCTATTCTTAAATTCCCCAAAGGCCCCCGCAATGTTTTCTCCCAGCCTTGATCCAGGGTCCATTCAAGTTTCATGAATTTCCTTTGATCTCTCCCACTCAAGAACAGTCCTCCAAtgtggtgggcagaataatggcccccaaagctGTCCATTAATCCATAGAACCTGGGAGTATGTTACCTAATGTGTCTagagggtctttgcagacatGGTTTAGTTAAGGGCCTTGGGTTAGGGGATTTTCCTGAATTACCTAGTGGCATCACAGGGGTCCTtctaagagggaggcaggagggtcagaggagacaTGATGATGGAAGCAGATGTCTGAGTGTGGGAGTCAAGTATTTAAGGCAACCTTGAAAAGTGAGAAAACGTAAGGAATAGATTCTAAGAGCCCCCAGAAGGAACAGCACTGATGACACTGATTTTAGTCCTCCAGAATGTAAGCTGAGTCCTCTCCAGAActgggacttctgacctccagaactgggaggtAGCAAATTTGTATTGTTTAGCCCCCAAGGTCGTGGTAACTTGTCACCACAGTGATAGGTAACTAAAACATTAGAGCATCTCCAGTCTTCATGACGCTGACCTGTTCCAGATGTCCAAGGTAATTGTCCTATAGAACTTCTCGCCGTACAGATTTCAATTGATTAAACGTAAGTTAAACATCTTCACCAAGAACCCCACATGGGTGATGAGGTGTACGTCCCACTCATCTGGTCCCACGACTGGTCATGCTACACTTGGCCCTTGGTTCAGGCATTTCTATCTCCCCAGTACAAAGTCACATCCCCCTTCGGAGTTAATACACAAACTGTGGGATAAAATTGTAAGAACACGTGATTATCCTCCTCCTCACTAGCCAATTCAACAGTTTGGATGGCATGCCAAGGTTGTATAAAATGCATTCCTGAAGCCTGATAATTTTGTAGTGTAGCCATTCTGAACCTCTTGCTAATGGCATTAGAAGAAACTTTATACTTATGTAGGTGTTCAGGGGataaaaatcagcatttttgcCTGAGTGGGCAAGGACATCTGGTATACCAGGATTATGCCCTTCAAATACACTACAATGTTTTCTGAGATGCAAGACTATGGGATCTGATCACCCACAAACTGAGATGTATACACAGAAAAGGGATCTGGATGCAGATGGCTGTGTGTGTGCCTTGCATACATGTCCATCCCATGTGAAACACTGTTCCAGTCTTCAATGCTGAGCTCCTGGCACAAAAGGCATCAAGCAAGATCAAGACACCGGGAGACCAGGAGTTATGTGGCCTGCAGCTAACAGCTACAAAGGGGCCAGGGGCACAGCGGATGGCCCAGTCCCCTTCCACACCCTCTAATAaaacagtgctgtccaatagaaatagaaaataatgtgaGCGACCTATGTAACTTAAAATGTTCTACtcgccacattaaaaaaattaaacaaggaaAAACAAGGTGAACTTaaccttaatattttatttaagccaatatattaaatattataactATTCACAAAATAGTCTCATTTACATATGTAATCAACATACGAATGATTAAGgatgcatttaattttttcttgttccAGGTCTTTGAAATCCAGCCTGCATTTTGTACTTGGGGCGTGTCTCTGTTTGGACCAGCTGCACTCCAAGTGCCCGGTAGCcccttggggcccctgggggccCGGAGCTGTTACACTGGGCAGCACAGCTCCCATCTAGGACTCCCTCCATCTTATAAAGGTGCACGTCTCATATTGCTCCTCGACATTCCCAAATAGCAGTCTCCTGTCTTTTTATTCTCCCATTCCAAACCCACAGTCCCAACAGAATAAAGACGAAAAGGCTAAAGAATTCCTGACTAGGAACACCATTTGATCCTTTCCTCCCCAGGGAATAATTTGACAACTGTCCTTAACTTACAATCAGTTGAGAAAGAGAAGTGTGTGAGAGTAAAGAAGCAACCACTCAAAGTCGGAGCTTTTGGGGAACTCCAGAAATATGGAATAAgccagtatttattttatatgagagaaaagaagaaaaacagttaaGAGTAAGGACTATCGGCACACGGAAACAATTAACAATTAAACATCAGTAGCCTTCAGATCCAAGGAATTTCAGGGGATTTCGTGCATGTACAAAAATATCCAGGCAATAACTGAAAGGGGCATTTGTCTTCAGCAGTTTTTTTCAGGGCTTTTACTGGAAACCAGGGAGAAAAATAAGGCTGGTCAGTCTCTACTCTTCTGAGTTTGGTTGGGGGGGCCAATCAACCATCGCCTTATACTGTACCCACATGAGGCACTTTAGCTTATCTGTGGGTTCAGGGGAGATTTCCTAGAGGAGCAAGGAGTTGGCTAGGTTTATAGTAATTTCTGTGCGGTTGGTATCATTTTGCAAATCTGGCAACTGAGTTTGGGAGACCTTAATCAGTTTGCTGAGGTTACTCAGCCAGTGAGCAGGGAAACCAGGATTTGAATACTAGGAGGAAAATGGTAAGTCGGTAGAATATCCAGGCTGTCCCATCTGTGTGACAGACACCAAGGCTCCCTAAAGATCCTTGGAGGCTGGCCTAACGCAGGTGGGCAGTGGGCCAGGGAATCTAAGGGATAGCTAACCTATACTGAGTGTTGGCTGGGGGCCAGGGCCCCTTCTCAGAACACTACACAGACTAGGTAGGCAGACAAGGCCCGACTTGACTGGGTCCCCAGCAATTCTCCAGTATTATCCCCCCTCCCTCTTTACCTCACCGTGCTCCACCACACTGGCTCCCTCCAGATGTTCCTTAAACACAACAAAGCTCAATCCCACCTCACAGCCTTTTGCACGAGCCATTCCTTCTGCCAGGGGCACCTTTCCCCCGATGTCCACAGGGCTCCCTTCCTCACTTGCCCCCTCACCTCCCTGCTCTGGCACCACTCCCTCAGTGAGACATCCCCTGACCATGCTATTTAAATTCAGGGCCAGcactggtgcctggcacacagtggacaACCAGAACAGACATTTTATGAAGACATGTTTGGTCAAGGACAGCACCCTGGTGCAAGGTGCCTTTTGAAGTAGGGTCCCCCAGGCCAGCCTCCAAGGCAGCTGACAGACTTGCAGTTGTTAGAGGCCCCGGGGAAGGGCGTCCCACAGGAGGACACAGcaggcaaaggccctgagaagaAAAAGTGCTTTGAAGAGAGTGCAAAAGCGGAGGGCTGGAGCCAAACGTgtgagggggggcaggggaagcctGAGAGGTCAGTGGGAGTCTGTGGGGAATGCAGGGGCTCTTGGGAGGCTGGAATTTACTTTGAACCACGGGAGACAGACAGGACTTTACATAGGTTTTTAACATGTTCCCTCTAGCCCTTGTTGGTAAAACAGTTAGGAACCCAACGCGAGGCCGAGGATATGGGGTGGCTTCGGCACCCACGTGTCCTTTGTGATGCTCGCGAACATTCATTGAGCTTCCTGAGCCCTCCACGTGATTGGTGGGCGGAGCCCGGCCGAAGCCCCGCCCAGAGTGCCTGGACACGCCCCCGGCCCGCCGGGAgcaagccccccgcccccgcaagcCCTGGGGAGCACAGACTCAGGCAGGAAGTGGAGGAAAGTCCGAAATCCTCGCCTTTATTTCTCGGCCGGCCTCgaagggggtgggagtggggagcttCGGGCGGGTCCTAGTGCTCTGGGGGCGGCTCCAGGTCCTCGCGGCGGGCGCCGGGGCGCTCGGGGCCAGCCTGCGGGAGCGGCGAGTCAGGCTGCCGGCCCCGGGTCCCGAGGGCGCTGGCGTCCCCGCACGCAGGCCGGCGGCTGCCTTTACTCTATCCGTCACGTCCCCCGCCGGGGCGCCCTGCTCCCCACTGATGCTTTCTCCAAGAGACTCCGAGGGCACCCCCGCCCGCCGTCTCTGCCCTCTCGCCGCATCGCCGGGCTCCCTACCTCTCCTTTGCAGGCCCCGTCCTTTGGGGTGCAATGGATTTGGGCAGGACCCTGCCCCCCGAATTTCTCCAGCTCCGCCTTCAGCCTGGAGAGCAGGGGGCgcggagaggaagaaaagaacgaGAGTGGAGCGGCGCAGGGAGGAAGCCACCAAGATCCCGACGTAGACCTCAGACGCCAAGCGGCCGGAGCCTCCGCGAGCGGCTGGGGTGCAAGAAGCGCCGCACCCTAGAGGCCCCGCCGACCCGCTCCAGCGCCCGGCCTTCTCGGAGGGGCGGCTGGAGGCGGTGCCGGGGGAAAGTCGGCCCATTGCCCTCCTCCTTGCTCCTTCCCCTTCGCCCcttgctctctgcccctctcacccaTCGTTCACCGCCCGGGCGCGCCCCGAGCTCAGTTGCAGCTCCACCTCCTCTAGCTTGGCCAGCGCCAGTTTCTCTGCGGGTGGGCGGAGCGTCATGAGCAGGGCCAGGAGCTCCAGCGGGCTAGGCCCCGCCCCCTCAGCCCCAACCCTGCACCGGGGCCCCACCTTCAGTGAGCAACTGCTCCTTGCTGCTCTGCAGGGCACATATCTCCCGGGCCAGCCGCTGCTTCAACATCTGCGAGAGAGGAGACCTGTCTGTCCGTTTGTCCTCTCAGCCCCCTTGGCAAGTCCTTACCCGAAttatgtcattcattcattcattcattcaactatttATTAACTCGATGCCCAGTTCCAGCTGTGGCCTGGTGGTAGGGACCCGTCTCCTCTCCAAAAGCTCCCCACGTCTCCGTGTACACCTCTCAAATctcatctcttctctccccagcccccccgccccccgcctcctcttgctctctcaaataccCCAGGCTGGCTtcggcctcagggcctttgcattggCCTTTCCTTCTTCCAGGAACATTTGCACCAAGACAACATTTGCACCCTTACTTTATGTCTGCGTTCAGATGTCACctgctcagagaggccttccccaCTGACATTACATGatctacttatttttttgtttagagTCTGAGTATGCCTCCCCCTGCACCCAACTATAGTGGGGACAAGCAAATACTTGGCCCCTTTGGCTCCCCACTGTCTCCTCCTGCCTGGAATGTTGATCGGACCGTGGCCTTTTCAGGGTTCGTATTTGCCACTGCAAGGGGAGCAAACTCTAGGTaagcaggaaggaagcaggatgCTCAGCAATGGTTACTGTAACAGTCTGGGCAATAGAAGCCCGGTGTGGCAATGGGGACAATGGTAAGAGGGGGCTAAATATAAGGTAAAAGCTGAAGGGCTGAGTAGGTGggtaagaggaagaaaggagtcAAAAACTATCCCATGGAGTTGGGGGACCAGTGGGTAGACACTGAGCCAGTCAGTGGAGACACTgaaagcaggagaggaagggctGTGGTTGGAGGCAATGAGGATGGCTCACGTGGAATTCCCAGAGGTCCTTGTGCTGGCCCATCAAATTCTCCAGCTGTTCTTCGACGTGCGACCTAGGGGCCAACAGCCAGGAATGAGAGAATGCGTGCTAGGACTGACATACAGCCTGGCTCAGTCTCGGGGATTCCTCTGGATGGCCTTTGGATCTTTGCCCAGTGCTCCCTCTACTAGGAGTCCCCTATGGGCTTTCTCCTCCAAGCTTTGGTTCCAGTAGCTCCTCTTCCAACAAACTCCCTGATGCAAGCCCCACTCCCATGCCCAACCAGCACCACACTGGGCCATGGACCCGGGGTTACCCCCAGCAGTTACCCCAGTTTTTTCTGCCTGCAATTCTCTGTGACCTGAGAGTTATGGATAGAAATTTGCTCTGTGCACTCCTGCAACATGGAGACatatggctggctggctggctggaaaaGGATTGCATAGCtgtgtggatgaatggatgaatgggtggacaGGTGGGTAAGTGGATGACTGGAGGCCTAAATGggcagatgaataaacaaatgaatggatggtgGAAGAGCTGGACAGCCAATAGAAGAAGATTTAGACTAACAACAGTGGgtgaaatttatttaataaactagCAATGAATGATCAAACGAGGGAGTTAATCTCAACACCGCCAACCAAAATCAAAGATGAGCAGGGAAGTCTCTTGTCTAGCTATTctattttacagaaaggaaaaatgaggagTGTGTGTCCAAGGTATATTTTCCCTAGCTTTTGCTCCCTCCTCCTTCAGGTTGGGGAGTAAGGTGGGGAAGAGTTGAGCAGGACCTCTTACTTCTGAGCTCTGCTGTCCTTCCTTTGGCAGTGCAGCTGGAGGATCCTCAGTGCCTCTGTGGGGAGAGGAACCAAGGGAGCCCTGTGTGACCTCTTGGGGAGTCAGGATTGGGTGGAAGTAATGGGCCCCACATCATATCGCACATTGGAGGGCACCTGGAGGCCTTTAGTGTCTACTTCGAGTCAGGTGGCAGCTAAGGGAAAGGTCTGAGCAGAGAGGGAAGCACCCTGACTCAGGTCTCAATGGGATTACTCTAGCTGTTCTGAGAATTGTGGGCTTTTGTGGGTAAAATGGGGTAGAACAATGAAGACAGAAGAGCGGATAAATACCTTGCTTTTTGCTCAAGACCTCCTCTAGGTGCGCTTTCTCTCCATTCACTGGAAAACACAGGGACACTTTGAGCCTCCAGAGGCCAGATCCTGTGCCCTCATTGCAACTTCATGCAAAGGCTTATCAAAGCTACAGCAGGTAGGGCACAGTGCCAGGGCAGGGTATCTTCTTGCCACCTGCAAACCCATCCCCCGCTGAGGACCATCCTGATCCAGCACCTCCCCCCCAGTGTCCAAATTCTCTGTAAGTGCCAGAGGAGTGAAGACCCTGCAGAATGCACAGGGTTTATACCAATGGGAGAGATGACTAGAAATAAATATACTACATCAAGTGTTAATACAGGCtgtgaagaaacaaataaagcCGGGGAGTGGGAGTGACAGAGGGAAGGCGGTAGTCCATAGTTAGATGGGGCCGCCAAGGTAGTTCTGTTAGACTGAAGTTTGGGCTGAGAGCTCAAAGGTGACTTGAGATAGCGAAAGGCAATTGGTATTATACAGATAAGAGTATTGCAGATGGTGGGAACAGCCCATGCCAAGGCTCTGAGGTGTGCAGAGAACATCGGCAGTGCTCATAAGATCTGTGGGTCCCTCTTTTGGTTCTACTTACAGGAGTCCAATTCCTTATGCAGGGTCTCCCAGAGAGCTTGGGCTTCTCCCAGTTCCTCActggatttcttctttgctggGCCAAAAAAGAGGACACTGTGTGAGTGCAGCCTCTAACCTGGCTACTCTCTTGCACACTGTGACACTGCACACTCATCTTTCAACAACCTGGAGGTGCCTGGATTCTATAGATGAGGAAGTGGGGGCATTCAAAGTCCAGGTTCTTCCTGGCTAGCTAGGAAGTCTAGGTCCTGGAGTTTACCTTGCTGAAGCTCATTAATCCGGTTAATCAGGTCTTCATTCTGTGGCGCCAGGCTTCCCTCTGCAGAACGAAAGAAAGACTGAGCCAGAGAAGACAGGTGCCTGGCTGTCTAAGGCAGATAGAGATGGGTGGGGGTTGGTACAGTGTCTCTGATACTAGCAATGAAAACACACTTATTGAGTTCCTGCTGGGTGTTGGGCTCTGTAAGAGGCCCTTGCAGGGTTTGTATTCTGCATGGGTGAGATAGACATTGAAAGAAGATATATGCCATCAATGTGGGTGCTCTCTTTGGAGAACTATCTCTAACTTCTCCCAGTACCAATTTGAGGGCTCTGTATGAAGATGACTTCCTCCTCATCCCTCTCTGGCTTCAAGGTCAGCAGCACAGAGTTGGGGCAAAAGTTTCCCAACCCTTGCTGGGTCTCACTACCAACTCCTGACACTCTGGAGTGCTGGAGTTGATAAACTCAAGCTCTTGGTCTTCCGAGACCACGAACTTCCAGCTCCTGAAACTTCTAGGAGA
This region includes:
- the SYCE1L gene encoding synaptonemal complex central element protein 1-like isoform X2, which gives rise to MRAAEPVSLALFFWFFLTNCHPRCTQAQTPRWKMAGKLEPLKMEAPEVVKEAEEAEDRPGPFLHPVILVFMSPGQTKSLKMTEDLLAMVKKLQKEGSLAPQNEDLINRINELQQAKKKSSEELGEAQALWETLHKELDSLNGEKAHLEEVLSKKQEALRILQLHCQRKDSRAQKSHVEEQLENLMGQHKDLWEFHMLKQRLAREICALQSSKEQLLTEEKLALAKLEEVELQLSSGRARAVNDGLKAELEKFGGQGPAQIHCTPKDGACKGEAGPERPGARREDLEPPPEH
- the SYCE1L gene encoding synaptonemal complex central element protein 1-like isoform X3 translates to MRAAEPVSLALFFWFFLTNCHPRCTQAQTPRWKMAGKLEPLKMEAPEVVKEAEEAEGQTKSLKMTEDLLAMVKKLQKEGSLAPQNEDLINRINELQQAKKKSSEELGEAQALWETLHKELDSLNGEKAHLEEVLSKKQEALRILQLHCQRKDSRAQKSHVEEQLENLMGQHKDLWEFHMLKQRLAREICALQSSKEQLLTEEKLALAKLEEVELQLSSGRARAVNDGLKAELEKFGGQGPAQIHCTPKDGACKGEVGSPAMRREGRDGGRGCPRSLLEKASVGSRAPRRGT
- the SYCE1L gene encoding synaptonemal complex central element protein 1-like isoform X4, coding for MRAAEPVSLALFFWFFLTNCHPRCTQAQTPRWKMAGKLEPLKMEAPEVVKEAEEAEEGSLAPQNEDLINRINELQQAKKKSSEELGEAQALWETLHKELDSLNGEKAHLEEVLSKKQEALRILQLHCQRKDSRAQKSHVEEQLENLMGQHKDLWEFHMLKQRLAREICALQSSKEQLLTEEKLALAKLEEVELQLSSGRARAVNDGLKAELEKFGGQGPAQIHCTPKDGACKGEVGSPAMRREGRDGGRGCPRSLLEKASVGSRAPRRGT
- the SYCE1L gene encoding synaptonemal complex central element protein 1-like isoform X1 is translated as MRAAEPVSLALFFWFFLTNCHPRCTQAQTPRWKMAGKLEPLKMEAPEVVKEAEEAEDRPGPFLHPVILVFMSPGQTKSLKMTEDLLAMVKKLQKEGSLAPQNEDLINRINELQQAKKKSSEELGEAQALWETLHKELDSLNGEKAHLEEVLSKKQEALRILQLHCQRKDSRAQKSHVEEQLENLMGQHKDLWEFHMLKQRLAREICALQSSKEQLLTEEKLALAKLEEVELQLSSGRARAVNDGLKAELEKFGGQGPAQIHCTPKDGACKGEVGSPAMRREGRDGGRGCPRSLLEKASVGSRAPRRGT